Below is a window of Ctenopharyngodon idella isolate HZGC_01 chromosome 7, HZGC01, whole genome shotgun sequence DNA.
aaaaaaaagaaagttgacAGGACCCTGGAAAAATGAGTCCTGaccttttaaaaaagtttacttAATATGTGTTAACAGACCCTGGAACATACATGCTCCCGTTGACCAGCGATCTGCAAAGTCGAGTAGCACGATTGTGTTCCTTGCTGCTAATAAAGTGGATGCATTTGAAATAGCTTGTTTGTTTAAAGCTTGTTTTACATGAAGATTGatagaataaacaaataattgtaTCTATCATTATTAAATCTATCAttaactaaatctatctatctatctatcattcctgtccttgattctgattggtcaatagttgtgttttattcacaataaaacacggctatgacgcTTTACCCAActgttctgtgtatcactacacaacacccttaaagacagtctttgccgccatctaatggcgtaataatgtaacctctgttgctgttcacggtcagggactattttttccggcagaaggaaggctcatagtaagagtttacttcatgaaagttgcattgtgaCATACTTttggttttaatatttgtattgtgtggtaaacgttttataaaagcaatactcaaggctagtgctgtatcgtgaataagtcactcCACTTCACATCGTGCctacaacgcccttcagccgtgacttattcacgatacagcactagtcTTGCTTACTTAAATTCCGGCAAAATTCAACTGCTTTGCTGTCACCAAAGTGATTTTGTATGCATCACCATATTACACCTTGAAGACTTTGCAGCAGTTTGTCAACATTTGAAGCCCAGTGTGATTGTATCTATAGAAATATATAAGGAAAgtaaacaaagaaattcattatAGGATATTTCACTTCTCTTTTACTACATTCAAACTATCAGAGCCTCAATATGAACTCACATGAgtaacttatttttttgtggGTGTGAACATTCactcaaaatgaaatgaaatgtcgaggattttaactgtgacaatatgattgacaggccagtttacggTCAGGATGTGACAGAGAGCAACCATTAAAGACGCAATTGTATGACGagatagtatgtcccaaagttGTGTACTCTTTTGCTACACTCAAAAtgatgtactttttcttcacaaaaagaaGACACACTTTTAGGGTGTAGTATAAGCAggtgaattgggacgcagctcCAGTGCCGAATTTGTGTGTTCCTTAACCAGAGCTCAATCCCATATTGTCACACAATGTCGATAAtgtgattttgattttgaaatgtaaGATTTGATTTATATTGGATAGATCATTGATAATTGGCCACAACAAGATTTgaaacatgtttattttctttctaaaaTGAGGGTAGTTTAGAAGTGAGAAGTGGTGCTTCATCCAGGCCTTCCTGAACACAGACAAGATTACTAAAAAAGGGAAGTCAATGAAAATTACACAGACATTCTGTGAATCTTTGCTCTTGTGGTAGCATTTTGAGGTTTATGAAACTAAAGATGCAGAAAAAGCATAAATGTTTCCTCTACTATGGTTAAGCAGAAACAGAACAGAAGACAAACCACAACTGAGTTCAACTCTTAAACTAAAGATCCTCTCTgtcatgtaataataataataataataataaaacagctAAACGCAAGAGAACAGGCCCAAGCATCGGAGAGCTCATCATCAAGGCTGTGTCCACATCTAAGGAGAGGAGCGGTGTGTCCCTCACCGCCCTGAATTTCTACATACATGTTTGTTTGCTCATACCagtaaactaaaactattcTGTTGCTGAAAATATACTATTATTCAAGACAAAATAAAGCCACCCATTAAAAGTAGGCCTAGCGGCATTAAATAATACTACGTGACATGAGGGTTGTCAGTAGCAGAAAGGGGGTTGGGAGTGTGGAGGGAAGATCACTGATTGGCTGGGAATGTTTTCAGACTTCAGCCAATAGGAGACTGGCACGCTTTCTTTTAAAAGTCATCTCACAACGGTTAACAGCAttgtttttgttacttttgatagtcaaaaataaagtgtaaccacaaTGAGTGGACGAGGAAAAACCGGTGGAAAGGCTCGCGCCAAGGCCAAGAGTCGCTCTTCCAGGGCGGGACTGCAGTTCCCCGTCGGCCGTGTTCACAGGCTTCTCCGCAAAGGCAACTATGCTCAGCGCGTTGGTGCCGGTGCTCCAGTTTATTTGGCCGCTGTGCTCGAGTATCTCACTGCTGAGATCCTGGAGTTGGCTGGAAACGCCGCTCGCGACAACAAGAAGACCCGTATCATTCCTCGTCACCTGCAGCTGGCGGTGCGCAACGACGAGGAGTTGAACAAGCTTCTGGGTGGCGTGACCATCGCTCAGGGTGGTGTGCTGCCCAACATTCAGGCCGTGCTGCTGCCCAAGAAAACCGAGAAGACCGCGAAGACCAAGTAAACCGACTGAAGATTCTTTTTAAaccaaaggctcttttaagagccacccaaTTTTTCCGTGACAGACTGATTTCTTTAATCCAATCACTATTTAAGTTGATATCAGCCCAGCATACAATTAAATGCGTTGTTgtacttttttcattttgtataaATGGCTTTACTAACTTAATTAGATTTGCAAGTTCCAAGTATATGGGTCATTCCTGGGATTTGGTAATATttcatcctggaatattttttatatatatatatatatatatatataattaatttatttatttatttattttattttttttttaaacgacaTAAGTTCTTtagaaacttaaagggttagttcacccaaatatgaaaattctgtcatttattactcaccctcgtttcgttttacacccgtaagaccttcgctcatcttcggaacacaaattaagatatttttgtttaaatccgatggctccgtgaggcctacatagggagcaatgacatttcctctctcaagatccataaaggtactaaaaacatatttaaatcagttcatgtgagtacagtggttcaatattaatattataaagcgacgaggatactttttgtgcaccaaacacacaaaataacgacttgaactgatttaaatgtttttagtacctttatggatcttgagagaggaaatgtcattgctccctatgtaggcctcacagagccatcggatttaaacaaaaatatctccatttgtgttccgaagatgaacgaaggtcttatgggtgtggaacggcatgagcgtgagtaataaatgacagaattttcattttggggtgaactaaccctttaattgtagACTAACATCCTCATACACAACCtccaaaaaataatattttcccACCTCAGGCATTAAAgacctttttattattaataataatatcagaTGTAAATGCTTTTATTCTCAATCCTGTAGGGACAAAAGGGAATTGGTTTTGAAAAGGTTTTACACAAAACTTCTTATAGAACAAACATCTACTTACTGCTCATAAGTGTCCCTCATAACAGTTTAGTAACTACAAATGTATCAtgatgatttttacattttccccCCAAAAGAATAGATGAGATTGTTACAGGGTTGAAGATTGTAATCGGTTTGAAGGGAGACATTGCCTtcacttttatgtttttaattttgtctcTTTCTCATATTGTGCTCTTCTTTCTGGTTCAACATATCTGCTTATGTTGCTGTAATTTCTGACAGGGTGCTAGTCAGTGTTTAAGTGGACACATTACATCAAATATTctatttataacaaaattatGAGTTGTCATGATATGTAAGTATATCTTTACTGAAACCAtgactattttatatatatttcaattaaaattatCCAGAAGTGAAAAACTCAACCCTGCCAAACCTGAAACTATTATAgatgtgaatttattttaagCACAAAATGGCCACTGCTCCTCATGCAGTGTAGAAGAGTAGACTGTATATGGCAGCAATGAAATACTTatggattaaaataaaattttgaaaaattatgattttccaTCTTTATTTTATGTGATGTGGTTTAGTTGAGTTGTTAAGCGTGACAGCGGTGAGACGTAAAACATCACTTTCACCAAGATATGTCCATTTATATATGCTTGCTCTCTACATTTTCACAAAGGTAAGTTAGAGATTTCTGTTTTCTAAAGTAGCAAACATAATATCAATGCATTGTTTTGGATTATATGTGCTATGAAACAACACTCAATTAATGGAATTTAAACTGATCCCTTTACTTAAAAATGTCTATATTTTTTTAGTTCTTACAATTTTTGCTAaggatttttaaattttcattttatatagttATGACATTTTTCCTCAGTATCCATACTGGACTAAAAATTTCTACTACTTTTTACAGCAGTGGTCCTATGTTATTTAGCTAAAAACCTTTTCAGGTCATTGCAGGTCACCCTGCTTAAAGATTATGGAGATGACCCCAACTGGACACCATCCCTACATCAGGGCCACACCAGCAGCTCCATCAGTCACACAAACCCCAAAGGATCTTTTAAGAGCCtcctcaatgttttttttttttttttttttttttttttgaaggtcttCTGAATAAAATTCAGAAAGtctctttgtttatttattttttttcctattaaTCAAATCTAAAAGCAAATTAATGGAAGTGAATAATGGTTTAAGTGTCTTTCTATTTAgttaaatgtatgtgtgtgtgtgtgtgtgtgtgtgtatatcacTTAATTAAACTCTATATATTTCCTCTATCAAGCATCGGAAGACTGACCTCGACTTGGAAAGATGTAACGGGTAACGTAAACTGGAACCGCCCATAAATGTGGTTTCAACTAGGT
It encodes the following:
- the LOC127516313 gene encoding histone H2A-like, producing MSGRGKTGGKARAKAKSRSSRAGLQFPVGRVHRLLRKGNYAQRVGAGAPVYLAAVLEYLTAEILELAGNAARDNKKTRIIPRHLQLAVRNDEELNKLLGGVTIAQGGVLPNIQAVLLPKKTEKTAKTK